In Sedimentibacter sp. MB31-C6, one genomic interval encodes:
- a CDS encoding FliH/SctL family protein → MSSIIKAENVFFDDSSNKKKVEKTAPKFVDCPKEDIYEIYNQREVILTEANEEAEKIIKTAKRNAQSEIIEQKNRGYEEGFNAGLEIGKSKGYEEGYNLGKEEVSIELNNINKSKINEINSMIESIEREKQNIISKYEDKLEKISIEIAEKIIRKKIELQEDVISKIVEDVIKDYKNVEWIKVYVSSEDEGKNIEADKFIIKELKKISKDVKIEASKELSEGSCIVETPDNIVDASIDTQLKNLKDLILNKQEI, encoded by the coding sequence TTGTCTAGTATAATTAAGGCGGAAAATGTATTTTTTGATGACAGTAGCAATAAAAAGAAAGTAGAAAAAACCGCACCTAAGTTTGTTGATTGTCCTAAAGAAGATATATATGAAATATATAATCAAAGAGAAGTCATATTGACTGAAGCAAATGAAGAAGCAGAAAAAATTATAAAAACAGCAAAAAGAAATGCTCAATCTGAAATTATAGAACAAAAAAATAGAGGATATGAAGAAGGATTTAATGCTGGTTTGGAAATTGGCAAAAGCAAGGGATATGAAGAAGGATATAATTTAGGTAAAGAAGAAGTTTCTATTGAACTTAATAATATAAATAAGTCTAAAATTAATGAAATTAATAGCATGATAGAATCAATAGAAAGAGAAAAACAAAATATAATATCCAAATATGAAGATAAATTGGAAAAAATATCAATTGAAATAGCAGAAAAAATAATACGTAAAAAAATAGAATTACAAGAAGATGTTATATCAAAAATTGTTGAAGACGTAATTAAAGATTATAAGAATGTAGAATGGATTAAAGTTTATGTATCTAGCGAAGATGAAGGTAAAAATATTGAAGCAGATAAATTTATAATAAAGGAACTAAAAAAGATTTCAAAGGATGTAAAAATAGAGGCATCAAAAGAATTATCCGAAGGAAGTTGTATTGTAGAAACACCTGACAATATAGTAGATGCAAGTATAGATACTCAACTTAAAAATTTAAAGGACTTAATATTAAATAAGCAGGAGATATAA
- the fliG gene encoding flagellar motor switch protein FliG translates to MAETKLTGKQKAAAIIISLGAEDASKIYKNLKEDEIEQLTYEISRLQHLNPTDMEGILKDFYDLCLTQKVITEGGFEYAKNVLEKAFGSQVASSLLERVTKTLRTKSFEFIRKADYKNLLTIIQNEHPQTIALILSYARADQASAVIAELPKEKRITVVEKIAKMDRTSPEIIKNVEEALRKKFNSIISVDYTEIGGVNYIADIMNNMDRSNEKYIFDELNKKDVKLADEIRKRMFVFEDIVLLDSMGIQRFLREVDNKDLVYAIKGSNKEVTEVLFNNMSTKMVDTIKSELEYTHNLRLRDVEEAQQRIVSVIRRLEEEGELYIAKGGKDDVIV, encoded by the coding sequence ATGGCAGAAACTAAATTAACAGGAAAACAAAAAGCTGCAGCAATAATAATTTCTCTTGGTGCTGAAGATGCATCAAAAATATACAAAAATCTTAAAGAAGACGAAATAGAGCAACTTACATATGAAATATCAAGACTGCAGCATTTAAATCCTACTGATATGGAAGGAATATTAAAAGATTTTTATGATTTGTGTTTAACCCAAAAGGTAATCACCGAAGGTGGTTTTGAATATGCGAAAAATGTGTTGGAAAAAGCCTTTGGTTCACAGGTTGCCTCAAGTCTTTTGGAAAGAGTAACAAAGACTTTAAGGACTAAATCATTTGAATTTATAAGAAAGGCAGATTATAAGAACCTTTTGACAATTATTCAGAATGAGCATCCTCAAACGATAGCTTTAATTTTATCCTATGCAAGAGCAGATCAAGCTTCAGCAGTTATAGCTGAACTTCCAAAGGAAAAAAGGATAACAGTAGTAGAGAAAATTGCTAAAATGGATAGAACATCACCTGAAATTATAAAGAATGTAGAAGAAGCTTTACGAAAGAAATTCAACTCGATAATATCAGTCGATTATACCGAAATTGGTGGAGTAAATTATATTGCAGATATTATGAACAATATGGATAGAAGTAATGAAAAATACATATTTGATGAGTTGAACAAAAAAGATGTTAAACTTGCTGATGAAATAAGAAAGAGAATGTTTGTATTTGAAGATATTGTTTTATTAGATTCAATGGGTATACAAAGATTCTTGCGTGAAGTTGATAATAAAGATTTAGTTTATGCTATTAAAGGTTCAAATAAAGAAGTTACAGAAGTATTATTCAACAATATGTCAACAAAGATGGTAGATACTATAAAATCTGAATTAGAATATACTCACAACCTAAGATTGAGAGATGTCGAAGAAGCTCAGCAAAGAATAGTTTCAGTAATAAGACGTTTAGAGGAAGAGGGAGAATTATATATAGCTAAAGGCGGAAAGGATGATGTTATTGTCTAG
- the fliF gene encoding flagellar basal-body MS-ring/collar protein FliF — protein MIEQLKNIGKNITEFWSKLSKKNRNLIIGGVTGLIVMALILAFILNNKEYVVLFKNIDQEESVEVLQQLQENKIDYKYNNDGSILIPEEQESILRMQLAQSGHPRTGSNYDVFTQNIDFMTTDYEKRQYEVFQLQERLQDSIKTINGVKEVIVTINLPEDKSFAWETDRSESSASVKLNLVNGKSLTNSQTDGIIQLVCKSVEGLKEENVAIIDTDGNSLKVNDEVLQTNKIKLKLEIEKEFEKEIEKSAFELLSTMYGPENVQVSAKCTINFDKKISEILQYLPDEETKLGVPSDTQNEREIAGPGEVVEGIPGAETNAEVPTYPGVTIEGDDIYFKDSNTINYLVSQLKEQIEYNPGNIDELTVAVAINKASMSDDETDEVRQLVAFSSGVEAEKIALHNMKFYDPDSPTVPVAVTDPSEANMMSKILIYGGIALALVAILIFIISVIIRKKRKKKANENVVANQTENFSWDEIQDEIKLQETQEQVMVKQIKEFTNTNPEIASQLIRTWLKGEDD, from the coding sequence ATGATAGAACAATTGAAAAATATAGGTAAAAATATAACTGAATTTTGGAGTAAACTTAGTAAGAAAAACAGAAACCTTATAATAGGTGGTGTAACAGGTCTTATAGTTATGGCACTAATACTAGCATTCATATTAAATAATAAAGAATATGTAGTATTATTTAAAAACATCGATCAAGAGGAATCCGTTGAGGTCTTGCAACAGCTCCAAGAAAATAAAATTGATTATAAATATAATAATGATGGTTCGATATTGATTCCTGAAGAACAGGAAAGTATATTAAGAATGCAACTTGCCCAAAGTGGTCACCCAAGAACTGGTTCAAACTATGATGTGTTTACTCAAAACATTGACTTTATGACTACAGACTACGAAAAAAGGCAATACGAAGTTTTTCAATTACAAGAAAGGCTTCAAGATTCTATAAAAACTATTAATGGAGTTAAAGAAGTAATAGTTACAATCAATCTACCAGAAGATAAAAGTTTTGCTTGGGAAACTGATAGAAGTGAATCTTCAGCATCAGTAAAGTTAAACCTAGTAAATGGAAAATCTCTAACAAACTCACAAACTGATGGAATTATCCAACTTGTGTGTAAAAGTGTAGAAGGATTGAAAGAAGAAAATGTTGCAATTATTGATACTGATGGAAATAGCTTAAAAGTTAATGATGAAGTTTTACAAACTAATAAGATTAAGTTAAAGCTAGAAATCGAAAAGGAATTTGAAAAAGAAATTGAAAAAAGTGCTTTTGAATTATTATCAACCATGTATGGTCCTGAAAATGTGCAAGTTTCAGCAAAATGCACAATTAATTTTGATAAAAAAATAAGTGAAATATTGCAGTATTTACCAGATGAAGAAACTAAGTTGGGAGTACCAAGCGATACCCAAAATGAAAGAGAAATTGCTGGTCCTGGTGAAGTTGTAGAAGGAATACCAGGGGCTGAAACAAATGCAGAAGTACCTACATATCCTGGAGTTACTATTGAAGGTGATGATATTTATTTCAAAGACTCCAATACTATTAACTATTTAGTAAGTCAATTAAAAGAACAAATAGAGTATAACCCAGGAAATATAGATGAATTAACTGTTGCTGTAGCAATTAATAAAGCTAGTATGAGTGATGATGAGACAGACGAAGTAAGACAATTAGTTGCATTTTCTTCAGGGGTAGAAGCTGAAAAAATAGCATTACATAATATGAAGTTTTATGATCCAGATTCACCTACTGTACCTGTAGCAGTAACTGACCCTTCAGAAGCTAACATGATGAGTAAAATACTCATATATGGCGGTATAGCTTTAGCATTAGTGGCAATATTAATTTTCATAATAAGTGTAATTATAAGAAAGAAAAGAAAGAAAAAAGCAAATGAGAATGTTGTGGCAAATCAAACAGAAAATTTCTCATGGGACGAAATACAAGATGAAATTAAATTACAAGAAACTCAAGAACAAGTGATGGTTAAGCAAATTAAAGAATTTACAAATACTAATCCAGAGATAGCATCACAGCTTATCAGAACATGGCTCAAGGGAGAAGATGATTAA
- the fliE gene encoding flagellar hook-basal body complex protein FliE, whose product MFIEPIQLINGINDIKKHDSTNNNTNELSFKSIFSEALNDYVEAENKVDEDIYNLSVGNSDDLHNLMINTQKAQLSLDLVLQLRNKALDAYNEIMRVNV is encoded by the coding sequence ATGTTTATAGAACCTATACAACTAATAAATGGAATAAATGACATAAAGAAACATGATAGTACAAATAATAATACTAATGAACTATCATTTAAGTCGATTTTCAGTGAAGCATTGAACGATTACGTAGAAGCAGAGAATAAAGTTGACGAAGATATATATAATTTATCTGTTGGAAATAGCGATGATTTACATAATTTAATGATAAATACTCAAAAGGCACAATTGTCTTTAGATTTAGTATTACAGTTAAGAAATAAAGCATTAGATGCATACAATGAAATAATGAGGGTAAATGTTTAA
- the flgC gene encoding flagellar basal body rod protein FlgC, giving the protein MSFLQSLNISGSGLTAQKFRMDIIAENIANIDTTRTEAGGPYRRKMIVLSSTGSNNFKNMLINNLDEHKVGGVEVSDIVEDQSEFKLVYNPEHPDADENGYVNMPNVDSLKETVDMMEAYRAYQANVTALNTMKQMASKALEIGR; this is encoded by the coding sequence ATGTCTTTTTTGCAATCTTTAAATATTAGCGGGTCAGGACTTACTGCACAAAAATTTAGGATGGATATAATAGCAGAGAACATTGCTAATATTGATACAACGAGAACTGAAGCAGGAGGACCTTATAGAAGAAAAATGATAGTTCTTTCGTCTACAGGTTCAAATAACTTTAAAAATATGCTAATTAATAACTTAGATGAACATAAAGTTGGTGGAGTTGAAGTTTCTGATATAGTAGAAGATCAAAGTGAGTTTAAACTTGTCTACAATCCAGAGCATCCTGATGCAGATGAAAATGGATATGTAAATATGCCTAATGTAGATTCTTTAAAGGAAACAGTAGATATGATGGAAGCGTATAGAGCGTATCAGGCTAATGTAACAGCACTAAATACAATGAAGCAAATGGCTTCAAAAGCTTTAGAAATTGGGAGGTAA
- the flgB gene encoding flagellar basal body rod protein FlgB: MIIEKNINFAMLNKSIDGLWLRQQISMENIANYSTPGYKSKYVDFESQLKNKLTNISEKDKSSTIKEKIQSSNIIIGENDEQSLRLDGNNVDLEKENLQLAKTQLQYMYTVTEINSYFSKLSSVISEGKK, encoded by the coding sequence ATGATTATCGAAAAAAACATTAATTTTGCTATGCTAAATAAAAGTATAGATGGATTATGGTTAAGACAGCAAATCTCAATGGAAAATATTGCTAATTATTCCACACCGGGATATAAAAGCAAATATGTAGATTTCGAAAGCCAGTTAAAAAACAAATTAACAAACATTTCTGAAAAAGATAAATCTTCCACCATAAAAGAAAAGATCCAATCTAGCAACATTATTATAGGGGAAAATGACGAACAATCACTTCGCCTAGATGGAAATAATGTTGATTTAGAGAAGGAAAATTTACAACTTGCAAAAACACAACTTCAGTATATGTATACAGTAACTGAAATCAATTCTTATTTTTCAAAACTTTCATCTGTAATTTCAGAAGGAAAAAAATAA
- a CDS encoding carbon storage regulator: MLVIKRKESESILIGDDIEIIISEISSDKVKICINAPKEINITRKELAETCEFNITASEKTNLEVVNSIKNKLKNKK; the protein is encoded by the coding sequence ATGCTAGTTATAAAAAGAAAAGAATCAGAGTCAATACTTATAGGAGATGATATAGAAATAATTATTTCTGAAATATCTTCAGATAAGGTTAAAATATGTATAAATGCACCTAAGGAAATTAATATTACTAGAAAAGAACTTGCTGAAACCTGTGAATTTAATATAACAGCTTCAGAAAAAACTAATTTAGAAGTTGTTAACAGTATAAAAAATAAATTAAAGAACAAAAAATAA
- the fliW gene encoding flagellar assembly protein FliW produces the protein MIIKTRDYGEIKAEEKDIIRFTKGMYGFEDYTDYLILKDNPEDDIMYLQSIDNKELSFVLVDPYYVFNTYKPILNEEDLSELKVNLEIELKFLVIAIIRDEIQNSVINLKSPIAINPELKIAKQVILQNTYPLRCPLFSTEEDI, from the coding sequence ATGATAATTAAAACAAGAGACTATGGAGAAATAAAAGCAGAAGAAAAAGATATAATTAGATTTACAAAAGGTATGTATGGTTTTGAAGATTATACTGATTATTTAATATTAAAAGATAATCCTGAAGATGATATTATGTATCTTCAATCTATTGACAATAAGGAATTATCTTTTGTATTAGTAGACCCATATTATGTTTTTAATACATATAAACCAATTTTGAATGAAGAAGATTTAAGTGAATTAAAAGTTAACTTAGAAATAGAATTAAAGTTTTTGGTTATTGCAATAATAAGAGATGAAATTCAAAACTCAGTAATCAATTTAAAAAGCCCAATAGCCATTAATCCTGAATTAAAAATAGCAAAGCAAGTAATACTTCAAAATACCTATCCTCTAAGGTGTCCTTTATTTAGCACTGAGGAGGATATATAA
- a CDS encoding DUF6470 family protein: protein MMEPLLEIKTIPMSMELKVNNARVEMVNANANVEVTRNKGGLQMRVKPTKLNIDTVEARYSAGIKSAMRSVEDYAEKGIQAAYKATANYAEEGNLMLNIDLMGNPIPEIALRKFYSDVNFNLGFSPKVGPDISWEPYELSVKYNMDELNFDWNINRPQIEFIPGSIEFIINEYPRVEINYVGTPIFVPPSADPTYKPIDEKI, encoded by the coding sequence ATGATGGAACCACTTTTGGAGATAAAAACCATCCCTATGTCAATGGAATTAAAAGTTAATAATGCGCGTGTAGAAATGGTTAATGCAAATGCAAATGTAGAGGTTACACGTAATAAAGGCGGCTTACAAATGCGTGTTAAGCCTACTAAATTAAATATAGATACTGTTGAAGCAAGGTATTCTGCTGGAATAAAGAGTGCAATGAGATCAGTAGAGGATTATGCTGAAAAAGGGATTCAAGCAGCATATAAAGCAACAGCAAATTATGCTGAAGAAGGAAACTTAATGCTTAATATTGACCTTATGGGTAACCCCATACCAGAAATTGCATTAAGAAAATTTTATAGTGATGTTAATTTTAATCTAGGATTTAGTCCCAAAGTGGGACCTGATATATCTTGGGAACCATATGAATTATCAGTTAAGTACAATATGGATGAATTAAATTTTGATTGGAATATTAATAGGCCTCAAATAGAATTCATTCCTGGTAGTATAGAATTTATAATTAATGAATACCCAAGGGTAGAAATTAATTATGTAGGAACCCCAATATTTGTTCCTCCAAGCGCTGATCCAACATACAAACCAATCGATGAAAAAATTTAA
- a CDS encoding flagellin N-terminal helical domain-containing protein, producing the protein MRITTSMMSNKYIKNLNKSANEMNYLNEQVTTGRKFMKGSEDPVSAIKAYKLRREYRSTEMYDTNISDVDSFLTSAETNLMEISNNLETVYTSYLKGVNGTMKLEDREIIGKELENLQNSILTSLNAKFEDRYVFGGTSKDEIPFTLVNGELHFKGINVNTTDSDELDQLKLLSEEVINIDLGLGMTFNGNDLNEDTVFDMSMSGIKFMGYGSYTDGDGNEIPNNLYSLIGKIKEELESPDFSMEKISPYIKEYETQKKEVLVNVTDIGAKTNYLDFLKLRNEDNQFNLNEKILDVEYVDKAEAIVDFKMQEYSYNAALSMGNKILQNSFIDFMR; encoded by the coding sequence ATGAGAATTACAACAAGTATGATGTCAAATAAATATATCAAAAATTTAAATAAGTCTGCTAATGAAATGAATTATTTAAATGAACAAGTTACAACAGGTAGAAAATTCATGAAGGGTTCCGAAGATCCTGTATCTGCAATAAAAGCATATAAACTTAGAAGAGAGTACAGGTCAACAGAAATGTACGATACAAATATAAGTGATGTAGATTCTTTTCTTACATCAGCAGAAACTAATCTTATGGAAATAAGCAATAATCTAGAAACAGTATATACATCATATTTAAAGGGTGTTAATGGAACAATGAAACTAGAAGATAGGGAAATAATAGGTAAAGAATTAGAAAACCTACAAAATTCTATATTAACATCGTTAAATGCCAAATTCGAAGATAGATATGTGTTTGGTGGAACAAGTAAAGATGAGATACCATTTACATTAGTCAATGGAGAATTACATTTTAAAGGCATTAATGTAAATACAACTGATTCAGATGAATTAGATCAGCTTAAGTTATTATCAGAAGAAGTAATTAATATTGATTTAGGGTTAGGAATGACTTTTAATGGTAATGATTTAAATGAAGATACTGTGTTTGATATGTCTATGTCTGGGATTAAATTTATGGGTTATGGTAGCTATACAGACGGTGATGGAAATGAAATTCCTAATAATTTATATTCACTTATAGGAAAAATAAAAGAAGAATTGGAAAGTCCTGATTTTTCCATGGAAAAAATAAGTCCATATATCAAAGAATATGAAACACAGAAAAAAGAAGTATTAGTAAATGTTACGGATATTGGTGCTAAAACAAATTATTTAGATTTTTTAAAATTAAGAAATGAAGACAATCAATTTAACTTAAATGAAAAAATTCTAGATGTTGAATATGTAGATAAGGCAGAAGCTATAGTCGACTTTAAAATGCAAGAATACTCATATAATGCAGCTTTGTCAATGGGAAACAAAATACTTCAAAATAGTTTTATTGATTTTATGCGTTAA
- the flgK gene encoding flagellar hook-associated protein FlgK, translating to MLRSTFLGYKTATSALTVNQNMLDIVGQNISNVNTKGYTRQRLDISSVSFSTKNLKFGIDGVVIGQGVGADGVSQYRDSFLDLRYRMQAANAGGESAQLEALSDLETVFDEVAMEGLDAQFSDLLEQLHSLTSSTSDPVMEGVVRTSAKMLTQMFNDYSKQINTIRNQQLTYLEDGAIVKVNQLMDNIADLNKQIKEDNISGNPALELNDERNMLIDELSSYIDIEVDLTQVPIGGGRTVDELSIKLRDKSPEVVLIDDDEFIQLDVIENGKDIDIYISQNFDKSVNDPSDSSNYLTEILDNGQLNGYINFLNGKGDFADLTENDNKGVQYYSNMLDTLANKFAEEMNAANYDTINSEDKPLFDSRDGTSQITAGNIAIHKDWADATESYITNTNIDIEGDTTGGTDNILKMISLFEKKYDFNVNQIDSSIDKPLFKGTFQEFLTFSTTRLNLQVNDVETSYDIYNESQFQLDYARSSMSSVDLNEEGVNLLNYSKSYNAAARLMTTLDEMLDTLINRMAV from the coding sequence ATGTTAAGATCAACATTTTTAGGGTACAAAACAGCAACTAGCGCATTAACTGTGAATCAAAATATGTTGGATATTGTTGGACAAAATATTTCAAATGTTAATACAAAGGGATATACAAGACAAAGACTGGATATATCTTCTGTATCTTTTAGTACTAAAAATTTAAAATTTGGTATTGATGGTGTAGTTATAGGACAAGGAGTAGGAGCAGATGGTGTAAGTCAATACAGAGACTCTTTCCTTGATTTAAGATATAGGATGCAAGCTGCTAATGCAGGAGGCGAAAGTGCCCAGTTAGAGGCGTTAAGTGATTTAGAAACTGTTTTTGATGAAGTAGCTATGGAAGGTCTTGATGCTCAATTTTCTGATTTATTAGAACAGTTACATTCTTTAACTTCTAGTACATCAGACCCTGTTATGGAAGGCGTTGTAAGAACATCTGCTAAAATGTTAACTCAAATGTTCAATGATTATTCAAAACAAATAAATACAATTAGAAATCAACAACTTACATATTTAGAAGATGGTGCGATAGTAAAAGTAAATCAACTTATGGATAATATTGCAGATTTAAATAAGCAGATAAAAGAAGATAATATAAGCGGAAATCCGGCATTAGAACTTAATGATGAAAGAAATATGCTAATAGATGAATTATCCTCTTATATAGACATTGAAGTAGATTTAACTCAAGTTCCTATTGGTGGAGGCAGAACTGTAGATGAATTGTCTATAAAGTTAAGAGATAAAAGTCCAGAAGTTGTGTTGATAGATGATGATGAATTCATTCAATTAGATGTAATAGAAAATGGAAAAGATATTGATATATATATAAGTCAAAATTTTGACAAATCAGTTAATGATCCGAGTGATTCAAGTAATTATTTAACAGAAATATTGGATAATGGACAACTTAATGGATATATTAATTTTTTAAATGGTAAAGGTGACTTTGCAGATTTAACTGAGAATGATAATAAAGGAGTACAATATTATAGCAACATGTTAGATACTTTGGCCAATAAATTTGCAGAAGAAATGAATGCAGCAAATTATGATACTATAAATAGCGAAGATAAACCATTGTTTGATTCAAGAGACGGTACTTCTCAAATTACAGCAGGCAACATAGCAATACATAAAGATTGGGCTGATGCAACAGAATCATATATTACAAATACAAATATAGACATAGAGGGAGATACTACTGGAGGAACAGATAATATACTTAAAATGATATCATTGTTTGAAAAGAAATATGATTTTAATGTAAATCAAATTGATTCATCAATAGATAAGCCATTGTTTAAAGGAACATTTCAAGAGTTTCTTACATTTTCAACAACAAGATTGAATTTACAAGTAAATGACGTTGAAACATCATATGACATATATAATGAATCTCAGTTTCAATTAGATTATGCAAGAAGTAGTATGTCTTCTGTAGATTTAAATGAAGAAGGGGTAAATTTATTGAACTATAGTAAATCATATAATGCTGCAGCGAGGCTTATGACAACATTAGATGAAATGTTAGATACACTTATTAATAGAATGGCTGTATAG
- a CDS encoding flagellar protein FlgN, translated as MEQMDALYRILQECIELYENFLELEYEKYDVVIKNDIEKLDEIVAKEQVFYMKMRGVEQKREKLIVNMNMKEKTLKEIILLSEEDKKHIMTSLYDKLTKLITDVKKINGLCKTLIEVRLHRIDKVMSEMGENNNTYTNREAKNSKYKSRLISKKI; from the coding sequence ATGGAACAAATGGATGCTTTATATAGAATACTCCAAGAATGTATTGAATTATATGAAAATTTTCTGGAGTTGGAATATGAAAAATATGATGTAGTAATAAAAAATGATATCGAAAAACTTGATGAAATAGTAGCTAAAGAGCAAGTATTTTATATGAAAATGAGAGGCGTTGAACAAAAAAGAGAGAAATTAATTGTAAATATGAATATGAAAGAAAAAACTCTCAAAGAAATTATATTGTTGTCTGAAGAAGATAAAAAACATATAATGACAAGTTTATACGATAAATTAACTAAACTTATAACAGATGTAAAAAAAATAAATGGTTTATGCAAAACACTTATTGAAGTAAGACTTCACAGAATTGACAAAGTAATGAGTGAAATGGGTGAAAATAATAATACCTATACTAATAGAGAAGCAAAAAATAGTAAATATAAGAGCCGTTTAATTTCTAAAAAAATATAA
- a CDS encoding flagellar biosynthesis anti-sigma factor FlgM: protein MKIQNINKYINFKGNSKPVKSDDFTKNNKYDVIEIKHKTKHNYNISKKELDNIKKDITTQINKEASTDKIAKIKNRIDNNNYKIDVDEIVRRLLDN from the coding sequence ATGAAAATCCAAAATATAAATAAATATATTAACTTTAAAGGTAATTCCAAACCTGTAAAAAGTGATGATTTCACAAAAAACAATAAATATGATGTAATAGAAATAAAACATAAAACAAAGCATAATTATAATATTTCTAAAAAAGAACTAGATAATATAAAAAAAGATATTACAACTCAAATCAATAAAGAAGCTAGCACCGATAAGATAGCTAAAATTAAAAATAGAATTGATAACAATAACTATAAAATAGACGTTGATGAAATCGTCAGAAGACTTTTAGATAATTAA